The following are encoded together in the Choloepus didactylus isolate mChoDid1 chromosome 7, mChoDid1.pri, whole genome shotgun sequence genome:
- the LOC119539240 gene encoding tapasin yields MKPQSLLLAVALGLATAVSAGPAVLECWFVEDGGSLAKRPAALLLRQGPEGPPPRPDLDPKLYLNVHDPAGTLQAAFRRYPRGAPAPHCEMSRFLPFPASAGWASGLTPEQSCPRALDGSWLMVSVSSPVFSLSSLLRSQPEPQQEPVLITVATVVLTVLTHTPSPQIRLGQDAMLDLSFAYMPPTPEATSSTPGPPPFGLEWRRQHLGKGRLLLAATPGLGGQMTVAREGAVAFAAWDDNEPWGPWTGNGTLRLPAVRPFQEGTYLATIHLPYLQGQVTLELAVYKPPKVSLTPAPLVWAAPGEAPPELVCLVSHFYPFDGLELEWELRGGSEGGSHKVGGQKWLSALRHHSDGSVSLSGHLVPPPATTEQHGARYACRIHHPSLPSSGRSAEVTLEVAGFSRPSLEDGVGLFLSAFLLLGLFKALGCIVAYLFSSKDSKEKKVQ; encoded by the exons ATGAAGCCCCAGTCCTTGCTCCTCGCTGTGGCTTTGG GCCTGGCGACCGCCGTCTCGGCTGGGCCCGCTGTGCTGGAGTGCTGGTTCGTGGAGGATGGAGGCAGCCTGGCCAAGAGACCCGCTGCCCTGCTGCTGCGCCAAGGCCCGGAGGGACCGCCTCCCCGGCCCGACCTTGACCCCAAGCTCTACCTCAACGTGCACG ACCCCGCGGGGACCCTCCAGGCTGCCTTCAGGCGGTACCCCCGAGGCGCCCCCGCTCCACACTGCGAGATGAGCCGCTTCCTCCCGTTCCCCGCCTCCGCCGGTTGGGCCAGCGGCCTGACCCCGGAGCAGAGCTGCCCGCGAGCCCTGGACGGGTCTTGGTTGATGGTCAGCGTGTCCAGCCCTGTTTTCAGCCTCTCCAGCCTCCTGCGGTCTCAGCCTGAGCCTCAACAGGAGCCTGTTCTCATCACGGTGGCAACAG TGGTGCTGACTGTTCTCACCCATACTCCCTCCCCTCAGATCCGACTGGGCCAGGATGCCATGCTGGACTTGAGTTTTGCCtacatgccccccacccctgagGCTACATCCTCAACCCCTGGTCCCCCTCCCTTTGGGCTGGAGTGGCGACGCCAGCACCTGGGTAAGGGGCGGCTGCTTCTTGCTGCAACCCCTGGGCTGGGCGGGCAGATGACAGTGGCCCGAGAGGGGGCAGTGGCATTTGCTGCTTGGGATGATAATGAGCCATGGGGCCCATGGACTGGAAACGGGACCCTCCGGCTGCCTGCAGTGCGACCCTTCCAGGAAGGCACCTATCTGGCCACCATTCACCTGCCATATCTGCAAGGACAGGTCACCCTGGAGCTTGCTGTGTACA AGCCCCCTAAAGTGTCCCTGACGCCAGCACCTCTGGTATGGGCTGCCCCAGGGGAGGCACCCCCGGAATTGGTCTGTCTCGTGTCCCACTTCTACCCCTTTGATGGCCTGGAGTTGGAGTGGGAGCTCCGTGGTGGCTCAGAGGGCGGCTCTCATAAGGTCGGAGGCCAGAAGTGGCTTTCTGCCCTGCGCCACCACTCGGATGGCTCTGTCAGTCTCTCTGGGCACCTGGTGCCGCCTCCAGCCACCACCGAGCAGCATGGGGCCCGCTATGCCTGTCGCATCCACCACCCCAGCCTGCCCTCCTCGGGGCGCAGTGCCGAGGTCACCCTGGAGGTGGCAG GCTTCTCTAGACCCTCCCTAGAGGATGGCGTGGGCCTCTTCTTGTCCGCCTTTCTGCTCCTTGGGCTTTTCAAGGCACTGGGCTGTATCG TTGCCTACCTGTTCAGTTCCAAGGATTCAAAAGAAAAG aaagtACAGTGA
- the ZBTB22 gene encoding zinc finger and BTB domain-containing protein 22: MEPSPLSPSGAALPLPLSLAPPPLPLPAAAVVHVSFPEVTSALLESLNQQRLQGQLCDVSIRVQGREFRAHRAVLAASSPYFHDQVLLKGMTSISLPNVMDPGAFETVLASAYTGRLSMAAADIVNFLTVGSVLQMWHIVDKCTELLREGRALATTTVTSPAATSVTVPVAGGSAGSGGTVAPATIGSMRSHASSRASENQSPSSSNYFSPRESTDFSSSSQEAFTASAVGSGERRGGGPVFPAPVVGSGGATSGKLLLEADELCDDGGDGRGAVVPGAGLRRPTYNPPSIMPQKHWVYVKRGRNCPAPAPLVPQDPDLEEDEEEEDLVLTCEDDEDEELGSGSAVPAGGGPEATLSISDVRTLSEPPDKGEEQVNFCESSNDFGSYDGGGPGAGLDDSEGPTPSSYTPSHPPRPLLPLDMQGNQILVFPSSSSTSSSSSQAPGQPPGNQAEHGAVTLGGTAGNLGVPGSAGGAPGGAGGGDGNKIFLCHCGKAFSHKSMRDRHVNMHLNLRPFDCPVCNKKFKMKHHLTEHMKTHTGLKPYECSVCAKKFMWRDSFMRHRGHCERRHRLGGAGVPTGPAAPTGPTVLPKRESPGAGRGSGDEASGVTPPPSRRVWSPPSLHKVEMGFSGGGGAN; the protein is encoded by the coding sequence ATGGAgccatctcctctctctcccagcGGGGCAGCCCTCCCCTTGCCCCTATCGCTGGCGCCGCCCCCACTGCCCCTACCAGCAGCTGCAGTGGTACACGTGTCCTTTCCTGAGGTGACCAGTGCCCTCTTGGAGTCCCTCAATCAGCAGCGGCTTCAGGGACAGCTCTGTGATGTGTCTATCCGCGTGCAGGGCCGGGAGTTCCGGGCTCATCGCGCGGTCCTCGCTGCCTCCTCCCCATACTTCCACGACCAGGTCCTACTCAAGGGCATGACCTCAATCTCGCTGCCCAACGTCATGGACCCAGGCGCCTTTGAGACTGTCCTGGCCTCAGCTTACACTGGCCGCCTCAGCATGGCTGCTGCAGACATCGTCAACTTCCTCACGGTGGGGTCTGTGCTCCAAATGTGGCACATCGTGGACAAGTGCACCGAGCTCCTCCGTGAAGGCCGGGCCTTGGCCACTACCACCGTCACCTCTCCTGCAGCCACCTCGGTCACTGTCCCTGTTGCTGGGGGCTCGGCAGGGAGTGGGGGCACCGTGGCACCAGCCACCATAGGCTCCATGCGCTCCCATGCCTCCAGCCGTGCTAGTGAGAACCAGTCCCCCAGCAGCAGCAACTACTTTAGTCCCCGCGAGTCCACTGATTTCTCATCTTCTTCTCAAGAGGCCTTTACAGCTTCTGCAGTGGGCAGTGGGGAACGGCGTGGAGGTGGCCCTGTATTTCCAGCCCCTGTGGTTGGCAGTGGGGGAGCCACATCTGGGAAGCTGCTACTGGAGGCTGATGAGCTGTGTGATGATGGTGGGGATGGCAGGGGGGCAGTGGTCCCTGGGGCTGGGCTCCGGCGTCCCACTTATAACCCACCCAGCATTATGCCACAGAAACACTGGGTATATGTGAAGCGGGGTAGAAACTGCCCAGCACCGGCACCCCTAGTTCCCCAAGACCCAGATCtggaggaggatgaggaggaggaagaccTGGTGTTGACCTGTGAGGATGATGAAGATGAAGAGCTAGGGAGTGGCTCAGCAGTCCCAGCTGGGGGAGGACCTGAGGCTACCCTTAGCATAAGTGATGTTAGGACCCTGTCTGAGCCTCCAGACAAGGGGGAGGAGCAGGTGAACTTCTGTGAATCTTCAAATGACTTTGGCTCCTATGATGGTGGGGGTCCTGGGGCAGGCCTGGATGATTCAGAGGGGCCAACCCCCTCCTCCTACACCCCCTCCCATCCTCCTCGACCCCTGCTTCCCCTGGACATGCAGGGCAACCAGATCCTGGTCTTCCCATCCTCctcttccacctcctcctcctcctcccaggctCCAGGTCAGCCACCAGGGAACCAGGCTGAGCATGGGGCAGTGACCCTGGGTGGCACGGCAGGGAACCTGGGTGTGCCAGGGAGTGCTGGCGGGGCTCCTGGGGGGGCAGGTGGTGGAGATGGGAATAAGATCTTTCTGTGCCACTGCGGGAAGGCCTTCTCGCACAAGAGCATGCGAGACCGGCATGTGAACATGCACCTCAACCTGCGGCCCTTTGACTGCCCCGTGTGCAACAAGAAGTTCAAGATGAAGCACCACCTGACTGAGCACATGAAGACACACACAGGCCTCAAGCCCTACGAGTGCAGTGTCTGCGCCAAGAAGTTTATGTGGCGCGACAGCTTCATGCGCCACCGGGGACACTGTGAGCGCCGGCACCGCTTGGGCGGGGCCGGGGTGCCCACTGGGCCTGCGGCGCCCACTGGGCCCACAGTGCTGCCCAAGCGAGAGTCCCCAGGAGCTGGCCGGGGCAGCGGTGACGAGGCCAGTGGAGTCACGCCCCCACCTAGCCGAAGGGTCTGGTCCCCACCCAGCCTCCACAAAGTGGAAATGGGCTTCAGTGGGGGCGGAGGGGCAAATTGA
- the RGL2 gene encoding ral guanine nucleotide dissociation stimulator-like 2 yields MLPRPLRLLLDASPPGEVVLSSFRSRDPEEGGGSGGRGVGGGQEEEEEEEEEEVPVSTWEEEEDGAIFTVTSRQYRPLDSLAPTPPPRYSRRLRAGTLEALVRHLLDPRTSGADMTFTSVLLATHRAFISTPALLGLMVDRLEALESHPTDELERTTGVAISVLSTWLASHPEDFASEVKGQLDQLESFLLRTGYAAGEGVGGGSADLVRNLRSRVDPQAPDLPKPLAPPGDPPADPTDVLVFLADHLAEQLTMLDAELFLNLVPSQCLGGLWGHRDRPGHTHLCPSVRATITQFNKVAGAVVSSVLGATSIGEGPGEVTIRPLRPPQRARLLEKWIRVAEECRLLRNFSSVYAVVSALQSSPIHRLRAAWGETARDSLRVFSSLCQIFSEEDNYSQSRELLLQEVKLKPPLEPNSKKPPRSGSRGGGVVPYLGTFLKDLVMLDAASKDELENGYINFDKRRKEFGVLSELRRLQNECRGYDLRPDPDIQRWLKGLQPLTEAQSHCASCEVEPPGTSDPPASRVLRPTLVISQWTEVLGSVGGPTPLMSFDQPSMGADEVPGTPAPLLTRLAQHMKWPSVSSLDSALESTPSLHSPADPSHLSPPASSPKLSRGHRRSASCGCPLSGGAEGASKGPGYGGGGPGPGASDCRIIRVQMELGEDGSVYKSILVTSQDKSPSVISRVLKKNNRDSAVASEYELVQLLPGERELTIPPSANVFYAMDGASHDFLLRQRRRPSAATLGLASGPSASGTPPSEGGGGSFPRIKATGRKIARALF; encoded by the exons ATGCTCCCGCGGCCCCTGCGGTTGCTCTTGGACGCGAGTCCCCCCGGGGAAGTCGTGCTGAGCAGCTTCCGGAGCCGGGACCCTGAAGAGGGTGGGGGCTCAGGTGGCCGGGGCGTGGGCGgggggcaggaggaagaggaggaggaggaggaagaagag GTCCCCGTATCcacctgggaggaggaggaggatggtgcCATCTTTACTGTCACAAGTCGCCAATACCGGCCTCTTGATTCCTTG GCCCCCACACCACCTCCACGCTACTCCCGCCGGCTCCGAGCTGGCACTCTGGAGGCCCTGGTCAGACACCTGCTGGACCCTCGGACATCAGGGGCTGACATGACCTTCACTTCAGTCCTCCTGGCCACCCACCGGGCCTTCATCTCCACTCCTGCCCTGCTGGGGCTTATGGTTGACAG GTTGGAAGCCCTTGAATCTCATCCAACTGATGAACTAGAGAGGACAACAGG GGTAGCCATCTCAGTGCTGTCAACCTGGCTGGCCTCTCACCCTGAGGATTTTGCCTCTGAGGTCAAGGGTCAGCTTGACCAGCTTGAGAGCTTCTTGCTTCGGACAGGGTATGCAGCAGGGGAGGGTGTTGGGGGGGGCAGCGCTGACCTCGTCCGCAACCTCCGGTCCCGGGTGGACCCCCAGGCCCCCGACCTTCCTAAGCCCCTGGCCCCCCCTGGCGACCCCCCTGCTGACCCCACGGATGTCCTGGTGTTCCTCGCTGACCACTTGGCCGAACAGCTGACCATGCTAGATGCG GAGCTGTTTCTTAATCTAGTCCCCTCTCAATGCCTGGGGGGCTTATGGGGTCACAGAGACCGGCCAGGACATACCCACCTCTGCCCATCTGTTCGAGCCACTATCACACAATTCAACAAGGTGGCAGGGGCGGTGGTCAGCTCTGTCCTGGGGGCCACTTCGATTGGAGAGGGGCCTGGGGAGGTGACCATAAGGCCACTCCGACCCCCCCAGAGGGCCCGGCTGCTGGAGAAGTGGATCCGTGTGGCCGAG GAGTGCCGTCTGCTCCGAAACTTCTCTTCAGTATATGCCGTTGTGTCTGCCCTGCAGTCCAGCCCTATCCACAGGCTCCGGGCAGCCTGGGGAGAAACAGCCAG GGACAGCCTCAGAGTCTTTTCCAGCCTCTGCCAGATTTTCTCTGAGGAGGATAATTATTCCCAGAGCCGGGAGTTACTCCTGCAG GAGGTGAAGCTAAAGCCCCCTCTGGAGCCAAACTCCAAGAAGCCCCCGAGGTCTGGCTCCCGGGGTGGG GGTGTGGTCCCCTACCTTGGCACCTTCCTGAAGGACCTCGTGATGTTGGATGCAGCCTCTAAGGACGAACTCGAG AACGGTTACATCAATTTTGACAAGCGGAGGAAG GAGTTTGGTGTCCTTTCTGAGCTGCGGCGGCTCCAGAATGAATGTCGTGGCTATGACCTCCGACCTGACCCTGATATCCAGCGGTGGCTAAAGGGGCTCCAGCCACTGACAGAGGCCCAGAG CCACTGCGCGTCCTGTGAGGTGGAGCCACCTGGTACCAGTGACCCTCCTGCCTCGCGGGTGCTTCGGCCGACACTGGTCATCTCACAATGGACAGA GGTTCTGGGCTCTGTTGGGGGCCCCACCCCCCTCATGTCCTTTGACCAGCCCAGTATGGGGGCAGATGAAGTGCCTGGAACCCCTGCTCCTCTGCTGACCCGGCTGGCCCAG CACATGAAGTGGCCGTCTGTCTCATCTCTGGACTCTGCCCTGGAAAGCACTCCATCACTGCACAGTCCTGCTGACCCCAGCCACCTCTCTCCACCAGCCTCCTCCCCTAAGCTTTCTCGTGGTCACCGCCGCTCCGCCTCCTGTGGCTGCCCCCTCAgtgggggagcagagggggccTCCAAGGGGCCtgggtatgggggtggggggcctgggcCAGGAGCCTCTGATTGCCGAATCATCCGAGTCCAGATGGAACTGGGGGAAGATGGCAGTGTCTATAAGAGCATCTTG GTGACAAGCCAGGACAAGTCTCCAAGTGTCATCAGTCGTGTCCTTAAGAAAAACAACCGAGATTCTGCAGTGGCTTCAGAATATGAGTTAGTGCAGCTGCTACCAGGGGAGCGAG AGCTGACCATTCCACCCTCGGCTAACGTCTTCTATGCTATGGACGGAGCATCACATGATTTCCTTCTACGGCAGCGGCGAAGGCCCTCTGCTGCCACACTGGGCCTTGCCAGCGGCCCCTCTGCCTCGGGAACTCCCCCgagtgagggaggagggggctccttCCCCAGGAtcaaggccacagggagaaagaTTGCACGAGCACTGTTCTGA
- the DAXX gene encoding death domain-associated protein 6, protein MATANSIIVLDDDDEDEAAAQPGPSHPPPKPASPQAEAPVSSEPRGAGGSSISGGKKCYKLENEKLFEEFLELCKKQTADHPEVVPFLSNRQQRAHSLFLASAEFCNILSWVLSRARSRPAKLYVYINELCTVLKAHSSKKKLNLAPAATTSTECSGDNPPTNLSSDLTNAETSVSEAPRTHGSRRQIQRLEQLLALYVAEIRRLQEKELDLSELDDPDSTYLQESRLKRKLIRLFGRLCELKDCSSLTGRVIEQRIPYRGTRYPEVNRRIERLINKPGPDTFPDYGDVLKAVEKAAARHSLGLPRQQLQLMAQDAFRDVGIRLQERRHLDLIYNFGCHLTDDYRPGIDPALSDPALARRLRENRSLAMSRLDEVISKYAMMQDKSEEGERQKRRARLPQGASSHSADSPKASLDSGEGPSGIVSQECPTTSKAETDEEENEESDEEEEEEEEEEEVTDSEDDEDLEQMEEGQGDDEEEEEEEEEAGKDGDKSPMSPPQISAEQSREPGKGISRSSGAQQNKGLTVSLSSLSEEPLAPSSIEVESNGEQQPEELPLEEESPMSQLFELEIEALPLETTPSPEERDISSSRKQSEDSLTTVLENGAAMVTSTSFNGGVSPHTWRDSSPPCKKSRKEKEQTGSGPLGDSYVERQTAVHEKNGKRICTLPSPPSPLASMAPVADSSTRVDSPSHGLVTSSLCSPSSALLSQTSRSRAPQPSTYKMSVATQCDPEEIIVLSDSD, encoded by the exons ATGGCCACCGCTAACAGCATCATCGTgctggatgatgatgatgaagatgaagcAGCTGCTCAGCCAggtccctcccacccaccccccaaaccGGCCTCACCCCAGGCAGAAGCCCCTGTCTCCTCTGAGCCCCGTGGGGCTGGAGGAAGCAGTATTTCGGGCGGCAAGAAATGCTACAAGTTGGAGAATGAGAAGCTGTTTGAAGAG TTCCTTGAACTGTGTAAGAAGCAGACGGCGGACCACCCTGAGGTGGTCCCATTCCTCTCTAACCGGCAGCAGCGTGCCCATTCTCTGTTTTTGGCCTCAGCGGAGTTCTGCAACATCCTCTCTTGGGTCCTATCTCGGGCCCGGAGCCGGCCAGCTAAGCTCTATGTCTACATCAATGAGCTCTGCACTGTTCTCAAGGCTCACTCGTCCAAGAAGAAGCTGAACTTGGCCCCTGCTGCCACCACCTCCACTGAGTGCTCTGGGGATAACCCTCCCACAAACCTCTCCTCGGACCTCACAAATGCTGAGACCTCTGTCTCTGAGGCCCCAAGGACCCATGGTTCCCGGCGGCAGATCCAGCGCTTGGAGCAGCTGCTGGCACTCTATGTGGCAGAGATCCGACGGCTGCAGGAGAAGGAGTTGGATCTTTCAGAACTGGATGACCCGGATTCCACATACCTGCAGGAGTCTCGGTTAAAGCGTAAGCTGATCCGCCTCTTTGGGCGCTTGTGTGAGCTGAAAGACTGCTCTTCACTGACGGGTCGCGTCATAGAGCAGCGCATCCCCTACCGTGGCACCCGCTACCCAGAGGTTAACAGGCGCATTGAGCGGCTCATCAACAAACCAGGGCCTGATACTTTCCCTGACTATGGAGATGTGCTCAAGGCTGTAGAAAAAGCAGCTGCTCGTCACAGTCTCGGCCTCCCCCGACAGCAGCTCCAGCTCATGGCTCAGGATGCCTTCCGAGATGTGGGCATCAGGTTACAGGAGCGACGTCACCTTGATCTCATCTACAACTTCGGCTGCCATCTCACAGATGACTATAGGCCAG GCATTGACCCTGCACTGTCAGATCCTGCTCTGGCCCGGCGCCTGCGGGAAAACCGGAGCTTGGCCATGAGCCGGCTGGATGAGGTCATCTCCAAATACGCAATGATGCAAGACAAGAGCGAGGAGGGTGAGCGACAGAAGAGAAGAGCCCGGCTCCCCCAAGGCGCCTCTTCCCACTCTGCAGACTCCCCCAAAGCCTCCTTGGATTCTGGTGAG GGCCCTAGTGGAATTGTATCCCAGGAGTGCCCTACCACCTCCAAGGCTGAGACAGATgaggaagaaaatgaggaaagtgatgaagaggaggaagaagaggaagaagaggaggaggttACAGATTCCGAAGATGACGAGGATCTGGAACAGATGGAAGAAGGTCAGGGGgatgatgaagaggaggaggaggaggaggaagaagcag GTAAGGATGGAGACAAAAGCCCCATGTCTCCACCACAGATCTCCGCTGAACAGAGCCGGGAACCTGGCAAAGGGATCAGCAGATCTTCAGGGGCACAACAAAACAAAGGACTCACAGTGTCTCTATCTTCACTGTCAGAAGAGCCCCTGGCCCCCTCCAGCATAGAAGTGGAAAGCAATGGAGAACAACAGCCTGAGGAGTTGCCCCTGGAGGAAGAGAGCCCTATGTCTCAGCTCTTTGAGCTAGAGATTGAGGCCTTACCCCTGGAAACCACCCCTTCTCCTGAAGAGAGGGACATTTCCTCTTCCAGGAAGCAGTCAGAGGACTCCCTAACCACTGTCTTGGAGAATGGGGCAGCCATGGTCACCTCCACTTCCTTCAATGGAGGTGTCTCTCCTCACACCTGGAGAGATTCCAGTCCCCCATGCAAGAAATCTCGGAAGGAGAAGGAGCAAACAGGGTCAGGGCCATTAGGAGACAG CTATGTGGAAAGGCAAACGGCAGTACATGAGAAGAATGGGAAGAGGATATGTACTCTGCCCAGCCCACCCTCCCCCTTGGCTTCCATGGCCCCAGTTGCTGATTCCTCGACAAGGGTGGATTCTCCCAGCCATGGTCTGGTGACCAGCTCTCTCTGCAGTCCTTCTTCAGCCTTGCTGTCCCAAACCTCCCGATCACGAGCCCCCCAGCCTAGTACTTACAAG ATGAGTGTGGCCACACAGTGTGATCCAGAGGAGATCATCGTGCTCTCAGACTCTGATTAA